The following are from one region of the Juglans regia cultivar Chandler chromosome 10, Walnut 2.0, whole genome shotgun sequence genome:
- the LOC109019070 gene encoding uncharacterized protein LOC109019070: MAPRGRRPRVSTFENNTVQDDNSEVLAAVATRFFQRMVNGDMVVGRTTQVGCTLEQFSHQHLPTFDGRLNSLDAESWIERMEQIFKVLYCTDDQKESRARQFMDLTQGSMTVAQYATTFMELSRFASYLIPDEEKKAEKFERGLNRRIRECVRTLRIRSFTELVTRATIAEEDIQESIDFNNQRKRQQQQQLQLASHRDKRPFQDNGQRPRQGETGWLPMCGKCSKRHGEKCLMGTGACFKCGKEGHYLRDCPGKNITTTQATRDGQENMAPARVFSLAQLRDTNVPANENTGN; this comes from the exons ATGGCACCTCGTGGAAGAAGACCACGCGTATCCACCTTTGAGAACAATACCGTACAAGATGATAATTCAGAAGTACTCGCTGCTGTAGCGACACGTTTCTTTCAAAggatggtcaatggtgatatgGTGGTAGGTAGAACCACACAAGTAGGATGCACATTAGAACAGTTCTCCCACCAGCACCTACCTACTTTCGATGGCAGATTGAATTCCTTAGATGCGGAAAGCTGGATTGAACGTATGGAGCAGATTTTCAAAGTGCTCTACTGCACGGATGATCAGAAG GAGTCGAGAGCTCGCCAATTTATGGACCTTACTCAAGGATCAATGACGGTAGCACAGTATGCTACGACATTCATGGAGCTTTCCCGTTTTGCCAGTTACTTAATtccagatgaggaaaagaaagctgaaaagtttGAGCGCGGTCTGAATCGCAGGATTAGGGAGTGTGTACGTACTCTCAGGATTCGGAGTTTCACGGAACTAGTCACCCGTGctaccattgctgaagaagacaTTCAAGAAAGTATCGATTTCAATAATCAAAGGAAGCGACAACAGCAGCAACAACTCCAACTAGCATCACATAGGGATAAGAGGCCTTTCCAGGATAATGGACAACGACCACGACAGGGTGAGACAGGATGGCTCCCCATGTGTGGGAAGTGTAGTAAGAGGCATGGAGAGAAATGTTTAATGGGAACCGGAGCATGTTTCAAGTGTGGGAAGGAAGGACATTATCTTCGAGACTGTCCTGGGAAGAACATAACTACTACTCAAGCTACAAGAGATGGACAGGAGAATATGGCACCAGCTCGAGTTTTCTCCTTGGCACAGTTGCGTGACACCAATGTGCCCGCCAATGAGAATACAGGTAACTGA